A DNA window from Trichomycterus rosablanca isolate fTriRos1 chromosome 9, fTriRos1.hap1, whole genome shotgun sequence contains the following coding sequences:
- the atraid gene encoding all-trans retinoic acid-induced differentiation factor, whose translation MTALFSTAAASVFCLFHVLFGLFSVRVDCLTTDSQLCHMCKAAVQNSSAVWNFCLTIGQIEGRCCFQHDEDIILGLDLSNCSLSYIEDLHEASSVEIIDLSSNPISNLSNGLFQGFNHLTQLILPIQLECPGGNSSWDKVDVTHDNRLCTGQRNACNETVRMSWDCPENSRCMPFGPGFFQCSCVYDFHGYKCLREGQFPMLKVMVILGGSTMVVSALLWVTQRRKVKGT comes from the exons ATGACAGCTCTGTTCAGCACGGCTGCtgcatcagtgttttgtttatttcacgttttatttggtttatttagtgTTCGTGTCGACTGTCTGACCACCGATTCTCAG TTATGCCACATGTGCAAAGCAGCAGTACAGAACAGCAGTGCTGTATGGAATTTCTGCCTTACAATAGGCCAGATTGAGGGCCGATGCTGCTTTCAACATGACGAGGACATCATTTTGGG GTTGGATTTGTCAAACTGTTCTCTGAGTTATATAGAGGATCTGCATGAGGCATCTTCAGTGGAAATAAT AGATCTCTCCAGCAACCCTATTTCCAATTTGAGCAATGGTTTATTTCAAGGTTTTAATCATCTCACCCAACT AATACTGCCCATACAGCTGGAGTGTCCCGGGGGCAACTCATCATGGGATAAAGTAGACGTTACACATGATAACAGGCTGTGTACCGGACAGAGGAATGCCTGCAATGAAACTGTTCGGATGT CATGGGACTGCCCTGAAAATTCTCGCTGTATGCCTTTCGGACCTGGATTCTTTCAGTGCAGCTGTGTCTACGATTTTCATGGGTACAAGTGCTTAAGAGAG GGCCAGTTTCCTATGCTAAAAGTCATGGTTATACTAGGTGGATCCACGATGGTCgtttcagcattattgtggGTGACACAAAGACGAaaagtaaaaggcacatga
- the eif2b4 gene encoding translation initiation factor eIF-2B subunit delta isoform X1, which produces MADTDGKDKSEQNGTVSHAADGKAKIQDVSQSKNEAKELTKEEKQRLRKDKKQQKKNKKDDKGPTEKEKTPAPSVPSQPVTQNPSQKAALAGNTPVSVPVVESSTPSDKAAKSKAELKAERRARQEADRASKQAKKESGTTATSKSKAPPNELQPVVKRLPEHIQVDDPAVVKKLAKKLERQQIPLRSEYGYKVSLFSHLHQYSRKAPLTQLISIPATVIHPSIVRLGLQYSHGIVAGSNSRSVALLHAFKQVIQDYSTPPNEELSRDLVNKLKPYISFLNQCRPLSASMGNAIKYIKKEISIIPSQCKEEEAKKKLLICIDNYVTEKIALAAQAISKYASEKISDGDVILVYGCSSLVNHILCEAFEKLQRKFRVIVVDSRPRLEGRETLRRLVKRGIRCTYVLISALSYILPEVSKVFLGAHALLANGYVMSRVGTSQIALVAKAYNVPVLVCCETYKFCERVQTDSFVSNELDDPDDLIVSRKGKSHLQDWQSVTSLGLLNLVYDVTPPDFVDLVITELGMIPCTSVPVVLRVKNVDQ; this is translated from the exons ATGGCAGATACTGACGGGAAAGACAAGTCTGAACAGAATGGTACTGTCAGCCATGCTGCAG ATGGAAAGGCAAAAATACAGGACGTTTCCCAATCAAAG AATGAAGCTAAAGAGCTgacaaaagaagaaaaacagcGTCTGAGGAAAGACAAGAAACAGCAGAAAAAGAACAAGAAAGATGACAAGGGACcaacagagaaagagaaaacgCCAGCGCCTTCTGTGCCATCGCAGCCAGTTACGCAAAATCCATCACAGAAAG CCGCATTAGCAGGTAATACTCCTGTTAGTGTACCTGTAGTGGAGTCCTCTACACCTTCAGACAAGGCAGCTAAAAGCAAAGCAGAGCTAAAGGCAGAGCGACGAGCACGCCAGGAAGCAGATCGGGCTTcgaaacaggctaaaaaagagtCAGGCACAACTGCCACCAGCAAGTCAAAAGCTCCACCAAATGAGCTTCAACCAG TAGTGAAAAGATTACCTGAACACATTCAAGTAGATGATCCAGCTGTGGTTAAAAAGCTGGCCAAGAAGCTTGAGAGGCAACAG ATTCCTCTACGGTCAGAGTACGGCTACAAAGTCAGCctgttctcccatctccaccaGTATAGCCGCAAAGCCCCTCTTACCCAGCTAATCAG CATCCCTGCTACAGTTATCCACCCCTCCATAGTGCGGTTGGGCCTGCAGTACTCACATGGCATCGTGGCTGGCTCGAACTCTCGCTCTGTGGCTCTACTGCATGCCTTTAAACAG GTGATTCAAGACTACAGTACTCCACCAAATGAGGAGTTGTCCAGGGACCTAGTAAACAAACTGAAGCCATACATCAG TTTTCTAAATCAATGTCGCCCCCTTTCCGCAAGCATGGGAAATGCAATCAAGTACATCAAGAAAgagatctccattattcccagtCAGTGCAAAGAGGAGGAG GCTAAAAAGAAATTACTAATATGTATCGATAACTATGTCACCGAGAAGATCGCGCTTGCTGCCCAGGCCATCTCCAAATATGCCAGTGAGAAGATTAGTGATGGTGATGTCATTCTTGTTTATGGATG cTCATCACTTGTCAATCACATCCTGTGTGAAGCCTTTGAAAAACTTCAAAGAAAGTTCAGGGTCATCGTGGTGGACAGTCGACCCAGACTGGAGGGCAGGGAGACACTTAGACGTTTGGTGAAAAGGGGTATTCGCTGTACCTATGTACTAATATCTGCTTTGTCCTACATTTTGCCAGAG GTGTCCAAGGTGTTTCTTGGAGCCCATGCCCTTCTGGCTAATGGATATGTGATGTCCAGAGTGGGGACATCCCAAATTGCTCTTGTAGCCAAGGCCTATAACGTACCTGTGCTAGTCTGTTGTGAAACCTACAAGTTCTGTGAACGGGTACAGACGGACTCCTTCGTATCTAATGAACTAG ATGACCCTGATGACCTGATTGTATCTCGAAAGGGAAAGAGCCACCTGCAGGACTGGCAGAGTGTGACATCTCTGGGCTTACTTAATTTGGTCTACGATGTTACACCTCCAGACTTTGTGGACCTGGTGATCACAGAGCTGGGCATGATCCCATGTACATCTGTGCCTGTAGTGCTGCGAGTCAAGAATGTGGATCAGTGA
- the eif2b4 gene encoding translation initiation factor eIF-2B subunit delta isoform X2 has product MADTDGKDKSEQNGTVSHAADGKAKIQDVSQSKNEAKELTKEEKQRLRKDKKQQKKNKKDDKGPTEKEKTPAPSVPSQPVTQNPSQKAALAGNTPVSVPVVESSTPSDKAAKSKAELKAERRARQEADRASKQAKKESGTTATSKSKAPPNELQPVKRLPEHIQVDDPAVVKKLAKKLERQQIPLRSEYGYKVSLFSHLHQYSRKAPLTQLISIPATVIHPSIVRLGLQYSHGIVAGSNSRSVALLHAFKQVIQDYSTPPNEELSRDLVNKLKPYISFLNQCRPLSASMGNAIKYIKKEISIIPSQCKEEEAKKKLLICIDNYVTEKIALAAQAISKYASEKISDGDVILVYGCSSLVNHILCEAFEKLQRKFRVIVVDSRPRLEGRETLRRLVKRGIRCTYVLISALSYILPEVSKVFLGAHALLANGYVMSRVGTSQIALVAKAYNVPVLVCCETYKFCERVQTDSFVSNELDDPDDLIVSRKGKSHLQDWQSVTSLGLLNLVYDVTPPDFVDLVITELGMIPCTSVPVVLRVKNVDQ; this is encoded by the exons ATGGCAGATACTGACGGGAAAGACAAGTCTGAACAGAATGGTACTGTCAGCCATGCTGCAG ATGGAAAGGCAAAAATACAGGACGTTTCCCAATCAAAG AATGAAGCTAAAGAGCTgacaaaagaagaaaaacagcGTCTGAGGAAAGACAAGAAACAGCAGAAAAAGAACAAGAAAGATGACAAGGGACcaacagagaaagagaaaacgCCAGCGCCTTCTGTGCCATCGCAGCCAGTTACGCAAAATCCATCACAGAAAG CCGCATTAGCAGGTAATACTCCTGTTAGTGTACCTGTAGTGGAGTCCTCTACACCTTCAGACAAGGCAGCTAAAAGCAAAGCAGAGCTAAAGGCAGAGCGACGAGCACGCCAGGAAGCAGATCGGGCTTcgaaacaggctaaaaaagagtCAGGCACAACTGCCACCAGCAAGTCAAAAGCTCCACCAAATGAGCTTCAACCAG TGAAAAGATTACCTGAACACATTCAAGTAGATGATCCAGCTGTGGTTAAAAAGCTGGCCAAGAAGCTTGAGAGGCAACAG ATTCCTCTACGGTCAGAGTACGGCTACAAAGTCAGCctgttctcccatctccaccaGTATAGCCGCAAAGCCCCTCTTACCCAGCTAATCAG CATCCCTGCTACAGTTATCCACCCCTCCATAGTGCGGTTGGGCCTGCAGTACTCACATGGCATCGTGGCTGGCTCGAACTCTCGCTCTGTGGCTCTACTGCATGCCTTTAAACAG GTGATTCAAGACTACAGTACTCCACCAAATGAGGAGTTGTCCAGGGACCTAGTAAACAAACTGAAGCCATACATCAG TTTTCTAAATCAATGTCGCCCCCTTTCCGCAAGCATGGGAAATGCAATCAAGTACATCAAGAAAgagatctccattattcccagtCAGTGCAAAGAGGAGGAG GCTAAAAAGAAATTACTAATATGTATCGATAACTATGTCACCGAGAAGATCGCGCTTGCTGCCCAGGCCATCTCCAAATATGCCAGTGAGAAGATTAGTGATGGTGATGTCATTCTTGTTTATGGATG cTCATCACTTGTCAATCACATCCTGTGTGAAGCCTTTGAAAAACTTCAAAGAAAGTTCAGGGTCATCGTGGTGGACAGTCGACCCAGACTGGAGGGCAGGGAGACACTTAGACGTTTGGTGAAAAGGGGTATTCGCTGTACCTATGTACTAATATCTGCTTTGTCCTACATTTTGCCAGAG GTGTCCAAGGTGTTTCTTGGAGCCCATGCCCTTCTGGCTAATGGATATGTGATGTCCAGAGTGGGGACATCCCAAATTGCTCTTGTAGCCAAGGCCTATAACGTACCTGTGCTAGTCTGTTGTGAAACCTACAAGTTCTGTGAACGGGTACAGACGGACTCCTTCGTATCTAATGAACTAG ATGACCCTGATGACCTGATTGTATCTCGAAAGGGAAAGAGCCACCTGCAGGACTGGCAGAGTGTGACATCTCTGGGCTTACTTAATTTGGTCTACGATGTTACACCTCCAGACTTTGTGGACCTGGTGATCACAGAGCTGGGCATGATCCCATGTACATCTGTGCCTGTAGTGCTGCGAGTCAAGAATGTGGATCAGTGA